From the Sphingomonas sabuli genome, the window TGCTCGAAGCCGCCGAGTTCGTCGGCACGCTTGAGCGGCGGCAGGGAATGAAGGTCGCCTGCCCCGAAGAAATCGCCTGGCGCGGCGGCTTCATCGACGACGACGGGCTGATCCGCGCGTCGGAACGGCTCGGCAAGAGCGATTACGCCCGTTACCTGCAGAACCTCCCCGACGCCGGCTGATTGACCGGCCGCGGCGGCGGCTGCAGACTCCTGCCGGCCGGCAACAGGGAACCGAGCCATCGCCAAGCCTGCCGCCTCCTTGCAACCGTTCTTCCGCGCGCCGCCCTTTCCCGGTGCGAAGGCCCCGGCGCTCGCGCGGCCGGGGCACGGCGAGCGGCTCGACGACGCCACTCTCGACCGGCTGATGGCGCGCACCGCCCAGCTCAAGGTGGGCGGCAGCTTCTGGGACGCGGACCGCGACCCGTGGCGGTCCGGCGCCGATGGGGAGACCGCAGAGGATCGATTGGCCGCGGCCATAGCGGCAGGCGACCGCGACGCCTTCCACAGGGCGGTGGTCGACCCTTTCGCTTACTTCCACCCCTTCACCGGGCAAGCCAGCAGCCTTGCGGCAACGATCGAGCTGTGCGGGTTCTGGCGTGCGCTGATCGTCAACAATCGCAGGATCACCGCTGCCGTCGGCTTCGCTCGCTGGAAGCGCCCGACCGTGGCGCCACTGTTGTGGAGCGGTCAGCCGGTCCGCTTCGCCCGACTGGCCGATGATCTGGGCTCCGACGGCCGGGTAGCGGTGTGGAAATCGCGCACGCCCAAGGCCGCGCTGGCGCGCCTGGAAGCCGCCGGCACGACGTTTCTGGAGGTGGAAGACGGCTTCATCCGTTCGGCCGGCCTGGGAGCCGACTGCGTCCCGCCCCTGTCGATCGTGGTCGACGAGACCGGCATCTATTTCGATCCGCGCCAGACAAGCGACCTCGAACGCATCTTGCAGGCGGGCGAGTTCGACGACGCCATCCTCGAGCGCGCGCGTCGACTGCGCGAGGTGATCGTTGCGAGCGGCATCAGCAAATATGCCACCGCCGCCCAGCCCGCCCAGCGGCGTCGTGGCCCTAAGCGGCAAATCCTGGTGCCCGGCCAGGTCGAGGACGACCGGTCCGTCCTGTCCGGCGGCGGCAATGTGCGAACGAACCTGGAGCTGCTGCGGCGGGTACGGGAGCGCGCCCCGGATGCCCATATCCTCTACAAACCCCACCCCGATGTCGAAGCCGGCCATCGCAAAGGCGCCATATCGGACGAGGTTGTTCTGACGCTTGCCGACGAGGTGGTGCGGGACCTGGCGGTCTCCGGTCTGTTGGCAGCGGTCGACGAGGTTCACGTCAACACCTCGCTCGCCGGTTTCGAGGCATTGCTAAGGGAAAAGCCGGTCACGACCTATGGCGTGCCCTTCTTCGCCGGCTGGGGTCTGACTACGGATCTTGGGCAGGTTCCGGAACGCCGGACGGCAAAACTGACGCTGGATGAACTGGTTGCGGGCGCCCTGTTGCTCTACCCGCGCTACCTCGACCCGACGACGGGGCTACCCTGCCCCCCCGAAATACTGATACACAGGCTGTCCGAAGGCGGGAACGCCTCGGGCAATGGCGCGCTTGTGACGCTACGGCGTTTACAGGGGCAATTGAAGCGAGTGGCGTTGGCATTGCGGGCATGAAAACAGGCGCGAAACGAACATTCCTGTTCCTGCAGGGGCCCCCTGGGCCGCTGTTCCGCCGCCTTGGCGCGGCGATGACCGTGCGTGGTGTGACCGTGCACCGGATCAACATCTGCGGTGGCGACGTGCGCGACTGGCGCGATCCCAGCGCGACCTTCCGTGGCCGATTTTCGGAATGGCCGGCCTTCGTCGACCGGTTCCTGTGCGAAAAGGATGTCACCGACCTCGTCGTGTTCGGCGATTGCCGCCCCTATCACGCCTCGGCACTCGGTCTCGCCGAGCTGCGCGGCGTACGGACGCACGTGCTTGAAGAAGGTTATTTGCGCCCCGACTGGATGACGCTGGAGCCGCAGGCGGTGAATGCGCGCTCCACCCTGCCGCGCGACAGCAAGTGGTTTCTCGAGGAGGCCAAGCGCCTACCGGCCGAACCCGACCTGCCGTCGATCACGGCCAGCTTCCGCCGCCGCGCCCGCGACAGCTATTTCCACTACCAGGCCGTTGTGGCCGGCCGCGTCTTTGGCGCCTTCCCGCATTACCGTTCGCACCGGCCGGGATCGATCCCGCTCGAAGGGCTGGGCTGGCTGTGGAAGTTTGCCACCGATAAGCTGCGGTTGAAAAAGACCGGCGAGGTTCTGGAGCGCATCAAGGGCGCGTCTTACTTCATGTTCCCGCTCCAGCTGTCGACCGACTACCAGATCCGCACGCATTCTCTGTTCCCGGACATGCAGAGCGCGGCGACCTATGTGATCGAAAGTTTCGCCGCCAATGCGCCATCGGACGTGCATCTGGTGCTCAAGACCCACCCGCTGGATTCCAGCTTCTTCGACTGGCACCTGTTCGTGCGCCGGATCAAGGCGAAGCTCGGATTGGAAGGCCGGGTCCACATCATCGACGGCGGCAATCTCGACCATCTTGCCCGCGACGCGCGGGGACTGGTGTGCGTGAACAGCACGTCGGCAACCGTCGCGCTTCAGCAGGGGACGGCGGTGTGCACGGTGGGCGAAGCGATTTACGACATGCCCGGACTGACCCATCAGGAGCATCTCGACAGCTTCTGGCGCAACCCGACGGCGCCCAAGCCCGGGGTTTACGAGGCGTTCCGCCGAGTCCTTGTCGATCGTTGCCTGGTGCGCGGCGGCCTGGCCAGCGAATCGGCGGTCGAAGCCCTGGTCATGTCCATCCTGCGTCGCCTGGACGTGCGCGAGCCCCAACCCGTCACGCAAACCAACGTTCAGCCGACGGCTAAGCCCGGCGTCACGATCCCGGCAAAGCAAGTTCCGAGCGGACGCCCGCGTCGGCTATCGGTCCTGCACCGTTCGCGGAAAAATCCCCGCCGACGACACGGGTAGCGCCCGCCGTCTGCCGGATACGCAGCCCATGGCCGCGGTTTCCGTTGCTGCGGCAATCGACGATCGTCGCCCGCTGCGCGTCAATGGAAATCCCGTCCTCACCGCACCCCGTCACGCGGCAACGGGTCAGGGTCGCGTCGTCGCCGTCGAGGCCGCGCCCGCGCGTGACGATGAGAATGCCCTCGTCGCGGCAGCCGTTGACGCTGAGATTGGTCCCGCGGAAGCCGCTGTCCTGAACCATCACCCCGCGCATGCCCCCGGACACCGTGCCGTTGGAAAAACTGACCGAACGGGCCGCGACGTGGACGCCGATCCGCGCCCGGCCGCCCTGCCCCATGCGGACGTCGAAGCCGTCGACCTGCGAATTATGCGCGCCAAGACCGTTGATCTGGTTGACCTCGCCCTGCCGCATGCGGATGCCAGCCGCGTCCTCGGAGCCCGGCTCGCTGACGCGAATGTTCGTCAGACGCACCGGCCCTCGGCAATCGATCGCCGCCTGCGTGTCGCGCGACTGGTTAAGACCCCAGCGCCGGACGGTGACGTCGGTGATCGTAACCGCCGTGTCGTCGCTGTTCTTGTTCTTGATGTCGATCCCGTCCCCGCCGCAATCCTCGACCGTCACCGATTTGATCAGCACGTCGCGGTTGGTCCCGCCTTCGAGTCCGATGCCGTAGTGGAAGGCGTTGCGGATGATCAGATTGGTCAGGGTCAGGCCTGCTACGCCGCCCGAGCGAAAACCGTGTCCCGACGATGGCTGGCGCAGTCGATTACCGTCGAGCACCATGTCGCGCACGCCGCAGTTGCGTTCGCGCGTGGCGTTGACCAGATGTCCGCCGTCCCCGTCGCGAAGCTTGAGGACCGACCGGACGCCGGCGCCCTGCAGGGTAACGCCGCTTTTCAGCGTGATCGCCACCGCCGTCTCTCCGGTGCGGGACGCGATATAGGTGCCGGCAGGGAAATAGACCGTGCCGCCGCCGGCCTTCGCGGCCGCGTCGATGGCCGCCTGGATCGCCGGCCGATCGTCGCTGACGCCGTCGCCGCGCGCACCGTAATCGCGCACGCTGAGCGATCGGGGAGCAGTCCGCGGTGCCTGCGTGGCGCTGGATTGGCCAAGCAGCTTTAGGACCGGCGACTGGGCCACGGCAATCGAGGCCGCACCGGCGGCCGCGGATCCGATCAGGACAGAGCGGCGGGAGAGCTGAACCATGGCGGTAAGACGCGCGGAATGGGGTTACGATCCAAATCCAGGGTTGCCGCCCGTTCTCGACATAGCCGCCTCGCAACTTTAGAGCGGCGAGGACGGCGCCTTGCCCCGGCGTCCATGCATTTGCTGTCGGCAACCGGAGACTGTCTTGTCAGATAAGATCGACCTGTCCCCCTACGATTTCGTCGATTTCGGCTGCTCGGTCGGCGGTTCGATGACCTTTGCCCAGAAGGCCTTTCGTGGCGGACGGCCGATCGGCATCGATATCGACCCGAAAAAGGTCGAGCGGACGCGCGAGGCCGGTTTCGACGCGGTATTGGCCGACGCCACCGACCCGGATCAGTTCACTGGGCAGGTGCGCTTTGCGATCCTCTCGCACTTCCTCGAGCACCTTCCGGACTTCGACCTGGTGTCGAAGGCATTGCGGACGGCAATCCACATCTCGAGCGACTTCGTCTTTATCCGTCAGCCATGGTTCGACGACGACGGCCTGCTATTTCGCAATGGCCTGAAATATTATTGGTCGGACTGGCGTGGCCACCCGATGACGTTGACCACCCTGCAGATGTATCGCGCGCTGCGCCCGCACCTCGACAGCGGCAAGATCGCGCGGGCGACCATCTTCGGCAACACGCCGGTGCTGGACACGGACGACGATAGCGTCGTCCCGCTGTGGGTGCCGCTCGATACCGGCAAATACGATCCCGAAATCCATGGCCCGAAGCTGACCCCGCCGCTCGAGCTCGAAGGATATCGCGAGCTGGTGGTGGTGATCGCCAAGTCCGACCCCGACATCACCGGCACATTGTTGTCGAAATTTCCGCGAATCCGGATGATCAATGACGAATTCGCCCGGGAAACGCCGATCGAAACACCGGTCGGCGACGCCGTGGACGAGGCTGCCGAGGAAGCGCTGCTGAGCCTGTCCGACGACTGATCGCCGCGGCTTGCGGCTAGGCCGGCATGCCCTGCAGCGGATGGCCGGGACTAGCGATGGCGTCGCGAACGTCGGGATAACTCGCCGCCATCTGGCCCAGCGCCGCAATGGCGGCCGGCTGGCCCGCCAGGCAGGAATCCGCAATCGCCGGCAAGATCGTCGCGGCCTTCGGCGGATCACCCATCGATCCACCCGGCGAGTCCGGATAGCGCAACGCGTCGGCCTGCGCCCGCGCCAGCCTGCAATAGGGCTCAAGATGCAGGCGGTGGTCGGCGATCTCCACACCGATCGGTCCTGACGGATCAGGCGATTCCGCATGGGGCCGACCGGCGAGGCTGGCGGCGAGCCACCGCCGCGCCGAATCGAACGCCAGGGAGATCGCCCCCTGGCTTTTCGTCAGTTGCCGCCGGGCGGCATTGTCTTTCCCCGCCAGTTCGCGTGCAAGGGCGGCAATCCCTTCGGCATCGGCGAGATCCATGACCGGCGCGATCCCGCCCAGCAACGCGGAAAGACCCTCATTCTTGTAGGTGTTGCCAGCGATCTGGATCGCGGGCGTGCCGACGCTCGCGGCGACGATGGTCAGGTGATAGCGGCCGCCGAAGATGAACGCGCATTGCTGCAGCGCGCTTGCCACCGCCGAATAGCCAAGGGCGTTGGGGATCACTTCAAAACCACCGTCCGGCCAGTGCTCCTGCGCCAATTCGACCAGCTTGCCGTCCGCCTTGGTCGATACGGCGATTACCGGCTTGAGTCCGGTCTCCCGGCGGATCCGGTCCGCGGCGGCGAAAATCCGATCGTGAATGCCCGCCTCTGGCAGCGCCGAACCGGTCACCGCGAACCACCGCTGGCCGGAAAGGTCGGGCAGCCGCTTGTCCGGTGCAGGTTCGGTCAGGAAGGCCGTGTCGGGGATAAGCTGGGCCTTATCCATCCCGAGATCACGCGCCGCGGCCAGCGACATGGCTTCGCGCACCCCGTTCAGGTCGAAGCTGTTGAAGACCGCCGTGGCGACCTTGGCGAAGCGGTCATCGCAGATGAAGATCGTGTGATTGAAGGCATAAACCGGCTTGCCCCACGCATGCTTGGCGACAAACGGCAGCAGGAGCAGTCGGATGCCGCGCACCACGTCGGTCCCGGTCATTGTCCCTTCGGCCTGGAAGAAGACCGCATCGCTCGCCGCGACATCGTCGGCGTAGCTGCCGTACCGGTCGCGGCAGACGCGCTCGAGGAAGGCC encodes:
- a CDS encoding beta-3-deoxy-D-manno-oct-2-ulosonic acid transferase; translated protein: MQPFFRAPPFPGAKAPALARPGHGERLDDATLDRLMARTAQLKVGGSFWDADRDPWRSGADGETAEDRLAAAIAAGDRDAFHRAVVDPFAYFHPFTGQASSLAATIELCGFWRALIVNNRRITAAVGFARWKRPTVAPLLWSGQPVRFARLADDLGSDGRVAVWKSRTPKAALARLEAAGTTFLEVEDGFIRSAGLGADCVPPLSIVVDETGIYFDPRQTSDLERILQAGEFDDAILERARRLREVIVASGISKYATAAQPAQRRRGPKRQILVPGQVEDDRSVLSGGGNVRTNLELLRRVRERAPDAHILYKPHPDVEAGHRKGAISDEVVLTLADEVVRDLAVSGLLAAVDEVHVNTSLAGFEALLREKPVTTYGVPFFAGWGLTTDLGQVPERRTAKLTLDELVAGALLLYPRYLDPTTGLPCPPEILIHRLSEGGNASGNGALVTLRRLQGQLKRVALALRA
- a CDS encoding capsule biosynthesis protein, translated to MKTGAKRTFLFLQGPPGPLFRRLGAAMTVRGVTVHRINICGGDVRDWRDPSATFRGRFSEWPAFVDRFLCEKDVTDLVVFGDCRPYHASALGLAELRGVRTHVLEEGYLRPDWMTLEPQAVNARSTLPRDSKWFLEEAKRLPAEPDLPSITASFRRRARDSYFHYQAVVAGRVFGAFPHYRSHRPGSIPLEGLGWLWKFATDKLRLKKTGEVLERIKGASYFMFPLQLSTDYQIRTHSLFPDMQSAATYVIESFAANAPSDVHLVLKTHPLDSSFFDWHLFVRRIKAKLGLEGRVHIIDGGNLDHLARDARGLVCVNSTSATVALQQGTAVCTVGEAIYDMPGLTHQEHLDSFWRNPTAPKPGVYEAFRRVLVDRCLVRGGLASESAVEALVMSILRRLDVREPQPVTQTNVQPTAKPGVTIPAKQVPSGRPRRLSVLHRSRKNPRRRHG
- a CDS encoding right-handed parallel beta-helix repeat-containing protein — its product is MVQLSRRSVLIGSAAAGAASIAVAQSPVLKLLGQSSATQAPRTAPRSLSVRDYGARGDGVSDDRPAIQAAIDAAAKAGGGTVYFPAGTYIASRTGETAVAITLKSGVTLQGAGVRSVLKLRDGDGGHLVNATRERNCGVRDMVLDGNRLRQPSSGHGFRSGGVAGLTLTNLIIRNAFHYGIGLEGGTNRDVLIKSVTVEDCGGDGIDIKNKNSDDTAVTITDVTVRRWGLNQSRDTQAAIDCRGPVRLTNIRVSEPGSEDAAGIRMRQGEVNQINGLGAHNSQVDGFDVRMGQGGRARIGVHVAARSVSFSNGTVSGGMRGVMVQDSGFRGTNLSVNGCRDEGILIVTRGRGLDGDDATLTRCRVTGCGEDGISIDAQRATIVDCRSNGNRGHGLRIRQTAGATRVVGGDFSANGAGPIADAGVRSELALPGS
- a CDS encoding methyltransferase domain-containing protein, which produces MSDKIDLSPYDFVDFGCSVGGSMTFAQKAFRGGRPIGIDIDPKKVERTREAGFDAVLADATDPDQFTGQVRFAILSHFLEHLPDFDLVSKALRTAIHISSDFVFIRQPWFDDDGLLFRNGLKYYWSDWRGHPMTLTTLQMYRALRPHLDSGKIARATIFGNTPVLDTDDDSVVPLWVPLDTGKYDPEIHGPKLTPPLELEGYRELVVVIAKSDPDITGTLLSKFPRIRMINDEFARETPIETPVGDAVDEAAEEALLSLSDD
- a CDS encoding polysaccharide pyruvyl transferase family protein, whose amino-acid sequence is MNVRRIALVNFTGIRPNWGCQATSWEWLKFINSAFPVDHLPSVALVPLLPRHAADLALAAHLDALYDAVLQVADGRSGAEEQLAFLERVCRDRYGSYADDVAASDAVFFQAEGTMTGTDVVRGIRLLLLPFVAKHAWGKPVYAFNHTIFICDDRFAKVATAVFNSFDLNGVREAMSLAAARDLGMDKAQLIPDTAFLTEPAPDKRLPDLSGQRWFAVTGSALPEAGIHDRIFAAADRIRRETGLKPVIAVSTKADGKLVELAQEHWPDGGFEVIPNALGYSAVASALQQCAFIFGGRYHLTIVAASVGTPAIQIAGNTYKNEGLSALLGGIAPVMDLADAEGIAALARELAGKDNAARRQLTKSQGAISLAFDSARRWLAASLAGRPHAESPDPSGPIGVEIADHRLHLEPYCRLARAQADALRYPDSPGGSMGDPPKAATILPAIADSCLAGQPAAIAALGQMAASYPDVRDAIASPGHPLQGMPA